The following proteins come from a genomic window of Chionomys nivalis chromosome 9, mChiNiv1.1, whole genome shotgun sequence:
- the Slc20a1 gene encoding sodium-dependent phosphate transporter 1 isoform X2 codes for MASTVAPITSTLAAVTASAPVVDDKLWMLILGFIIAFVLAFSVGANDVANSFGTAVGSGVVTLKQACILASIFETVGSALLGAKVSETIRKGLIDVEMYNVTQGLLMAGSVSAMFGSAVWQLVASFLKLPISGTHCIVGATIGFSLVAQGQKGVKWSELIKIVMSWFVSPLLSGIMSGILFFLVRAFILRKADPVPNGLRALPIFYACTIGINLFSIMYTGAPWLKSPRRWLACAHFRRLQASVC; via the exons ATGGCATCTACCGTGGCACCGATTACTAGTACTCTAGCCGCCGTTACCGCTTCTGCTCCGGTGGTGGATGACAAACTATGGATGCTCATCCTGGGCTTCATCATTGCGTTTGTCTTGGCATTCTCCGTGGGAGCCAATGATGTAGCAAATTCGTTCGGTACGGCTGTGGGCTCAGGTGTAGTGACTCTCAAGCAAGCCTGCATCCTAGCTAGCATTTTCGAAACTGTGGGCTCCGCCTTGCTGGGGGCCAAAGTGAGTGAGACCATCCGGAAGGGTTTGATTGATGTGGAGATGTACAACGTAACTCAAGGCTTGCTCATGGCTGGCTCCGTCAGTGCTATGTTTG GTTCTGCTGTGTGGCAACTAGTGGCTTCGTTTTTGAAGCTCCCCATTTCTGGAACCCATTGTATTGTCGGCGCAACCATAGGTTTCTCCCTCGTGGCCCAGGGGCAAAAGGGCGTCAAGTGGTCTGAACTGATAAAAATTG TGATGTCTTGGTTCGTCTCTCCACTGCTTTCTGGTATTATGTCTGGAATTTTATTCTTCCTTGTTCGTGCATTCATCCTCCGTAAG GCAGATCCAGTTCCTAATGGCTTACGTGCTTTACCGATTTTTTATGCCTGCACAATTGGAATAAACCTCTTTTCCATTATGTATACTGGAGCACCGT GGCTGAAATCTCCTAGAAGGTGGCTGGCCTGCGCCCATTTCAGAAGGCTGCAGGCTAGTGTATGCTGA